TTGGGCGACGGGGCTCCGCCCTGGAGCTCCCCGGCTTTGCGGCAGCGGTTGGCAGGAGTGCGCAGAGCGATAAGCCCGTCGCCTGACCGTTCGGCGCTCGGAAGTCAGGCGCAAAGAGGTACCGCGCAGGCTGCCGGCGGACAGGTCAATCCGGCGCGGATGTCAGGCGGTTTTCTCCCTAGCGGCTCAATGCCTGCATCTAAGAGCATAATGCGGGATCAGGCATCGAGAGACGCCGGGACGACGAGTTCGCGCGGAACGTTGCCGGAGCCGGGTCTGCGAAGGACTTCCGTTCGGCTCACGGAGCTAGTCGGCCGGCCTCGAAACGATGCGGAGCCTGCAAATCCCGGTCCGGCGGGCGGAAGCGGTGAAACGATTCCCGTACATCGCCGGTTGCCCGGATCCGGTACGCCTTTATTCCCGAACCGGAAGAGGCAGGCATCCCGGGATCAGGCCGATTTGTCCGGCAGTTTAAGTTTCGGCGGTTCTCGTATCGCAAGGCTAATCCGCGAGATTCAAGGCAGAACGGTTGCCATAACGGCGGTGAGCGTCTTTTTAGCCAAGACGGGAAAGGGCTTGCGCGACGAAGAGACACCAACCGTCATGTTCGGAAGCCCTGGCGTAAAACGGATTGTCGTTCAGGCCGTTTCGCGTTTAAAACCGACCTTTATGCTGCACCGGGAATCCACCCGTGCCGTACATACGGGACGTTCCGAGGACGCAGGCCGACCGGATGCAAGAACTGATTCGGGAGCGAATGATTGGACGCACGGAAGCACCCGGGAAGACAGCGGACACAGGCTGGGGCAGTACGAACGGGCACGACGCGGCGCATCCGGTTCGCGTACGGAAGGGCTTGCTGCGAAGGAAACGGCTGCCGTTTTACGCAAGGATATCATCGGTTCGAATAGAGAAATAGCCGGTGCATTTCGGCGGACCGTCCGGACCGGTCCGGTTGAACGGCATATGGAGATCCGTTATCGAGGCGGACAGCCGATGATAGAGCGACTTCAAAGGCTTATCTTATCCAACCGCAGGACGCTGGGGGGCGTCGCGACGGAAACGGTTGCAAAGGTTAAGCCACTTCTTCATAGAACGACTGCCGGCCCGCAGCCGCAGCACTTTTCGGCTCAAAACGGAGGCTTGTCGCCGCCGGGCACAGGTGTTCGCGGAACAGGTGATGACCTTGTTCGCGCAGCAAATGCCGGAAGGCGGAGCCGTGCAGATGCCGCTGTGCTGGCGGCGCCTTTTGAGCGCGAAGTATTGAATTATAGAGAAAACGACCGGCTGAGTAGACGCCCGGATTTGCTGCTTGATTACAGAGAGAACGGACAAACCGGATTTTTCAAGCGGATCGCGGAACGGGTTAACGGCGTTTTTCGAGTAGAGAACCTCATCAGGGAAACGGGACATAGAGACAAAGCCGGCATATACCGCCGTAAGGATTCTGCTGAAACAAGCACGATTATAGTGCAGCGGACCGGTTCGCCGTTTAGTCCGGCAAAAGGTCGGCAGCGGCAGGCTGATACCGGGACAGCAGAAGCCGCAGCAATTGCGGATCAATACCAGGCCGGTTCAATGGGGGTTCGCCCGCTTATCGGACGTTTCATCGCGGGAGCCAAAGTATCGGCAGGTCGGTTATCCGGCGTCCATCGTTTCGCCCGGTCATTTGGACCGCAGCGGGAAAGTGGTTTCGGGAATATCCATCGTACGGAACGCGAAAACATTTCATCAAGAGCTGTATTACCGTCTGCTCGTTCGGTCCGTCACAGGAACGATTCAATGCCGGTTCAGTTGATACGCGCTCTGCGCGAATCCGGCGGCTGGCGGCACGAGGGCCTGGCTTCATTCCGGGACGAAGCTTCGCTGCGATTAACGGCATCCCTTGTTACGCGTTATGCTGTGAACCCGTTTCGTTCCGGCGACGAAGAGCAGGCATCCATGCTGCATGGCTTTCAATCCGACGCTGCGCGGCAGCCGCGAACAGAGCCAAGCCGGAGAACCGGTGTTGCGGGACAGCCTTCCCTGACGCTGAACCAAGGGGCACTCTCAGGAACGGCTGGACCGGCTCCGAGGACGCCGCGGCACGAGCTTCGTACGGGAGCGTCGGGACCGGCTGCGATATCGGTTGGGCATGGATATCGCACCGATGCCGTAAGGCAGGCGCTGAAAGTATGGCAGCCTCTCGTACAGCGCGCAGCCGTCGCGGCCCCGCCCGATGGCGCCGTGGCCGCGATTCGCGCAAAAGCGGCTGCGACGGCGCCGCCGGCAGGGGCGCTTTCGCGGACGGCTGCGCGGCAGGCGCAGCGCACGTCCGCGCCAGGGCTGGCAGCGGCGCCATCGCACCTCGCGCAGCGCACGTCCGCGCCGGGGCTGGCCGCGGCACCGCCGCGCCTCGCGCAGCGCGCGGCCGGCAGCGGCACGGCCCGCGCGGCGGCGCTCGCGGCCGATGTGCGGCGCCGCGCGCAGGCGCCGGCTGCCGCCGCGCCGGCGGACGCGCGCGCGCAATCCGCAGGCGCGGCGGATCCCGCGCTTGCGATGCACTACACCGCGGCCGCCCGCCAGCCCGCGCCGCCGCCGGCGGTCAACATGCGGCCGCCGGCGACGCTGCTGCACGCGGCGAAGCAGGCCGCCGCGGCCTCGCCCGCGCCGGTAGCCGCTGCGCCGCCGCAGGGCGCGACGCCCGGCTTCGACGCCCGGCAGCTGCAGCAAATGCTGGCGCAGCTGCCGCAGCTTCAGCCGGACGTGATCGCGGAGAACGTGTACAAAGCGCTGGAGAAAAAGATGAAATTCGAGCAGCGGCGCAGAGGCTTTTAACCGCGCTCGGCTCACCGGTCAAGGGCTCGGGCATTCGTGAAGGAGCGCATGAAGCATGGCGTTGAAAAAAGCGAAAATCATCGTAAACCGCGGCACCGGCGATGAAGAGCTGGAGGTGCTGTTCAATCCGAGCGAATACGCGCTGGAGTCGTCCAACAAATTCGCTTGGCAGACGATTCCGGGCCTGCAGACGCCAATCGCCCAGTTTATCAGCGGCGAAGCGACGACGCTCAGCATGGAGCTCTTTTTCGATTCCTATGAACAGGGAACGGATGTCCGCCTGAAGACGTCGAAAATTTCCAAGCTGCTCGAGGTCGACAAAGATTTGCACGCGCCGCCGAGCTGCCGTTTCGTGTGGGGCTCGCTCGATTTCAAGGGCGTCGTCGAACGCGTATCGCAGAAGTTTACGATGTTTCTGGATTCGGGGCTGCCCGTGCGGGCGACGCTTTCCGTATCGTTCCGCGCGCTGCAGAGCATGAAGGAGCAGTACCAGAACATTCCGCGCCAATCGGCGGACCGGACCAAGCACAGAATGCTGGCCCAGGGCGATCAGCTCTGGATGCTTGCGGCGGCGGAATACGAGGCCCCGGGCGAGTGGCGGGCGATCGCGGAGGCAAACGGCATCGACAATCCCCGGCGGCTTCAGACCGGACGCAAAATTATTATTCCGAGGCTGGATTGATCAATGGCGGACGTTAAATTCGATAACAGCACGTACACCTTCGATGCGCTCGAGCAAAAATACCGCGGCTTCTTCGCCCCTGCGTTCGAGGTCATGATCGACGGCACCAGCCTGATCCGGCAGAGCGTCGCCATCTCGTCGATCAAGGTCGATACGACGGTGGACAAGAAAGCCGACTCGTTCCATTTTACGGTCGACAACGCATTCGATCCGGTCCGGCGTGAGTTTCAGTGGGTCGATACGCTGCTTGCCGTCGGCAAATACACCGAAATCCGCATGGGCTACGCGGATAAGCTGGAGACGGTTTTTTACGGCCTGATCACGTCCGTCGCACTCGATTATCCGGCAGACGGGAATCCGACCGTGAGCGTCACCGGCATGGACATCTCTTTTTTGATGATGAAAGGGTCGCATTCCAATTCGTGGAAAGAGAAAAAGGACAGCGACGTCGTCAAGGCGATCGGTGCGAAATACGGGGCGACGCTTACGGTCGACGACACGCCGGTGACAAAGCCGATCATCGAGCAGATCCGGATGAACGATTTTCAGTTCATGAATGCGCTCGCCAAGGAAAACGATTATGATTTTTTCGTCGTCGGCAAGAAGCTGTTTTTCCGCAAGCCTAACCAATCGAAGACGCCGGTCCTGACGCTTATGTACGGCAAAAACCTGCGCAGCTACTCGGCCAGCGTCGACATTTCGAACCAGGTCAGCCAGGTGATCGTGCGGGGCTTCGATATGAAAACGTCGCAGGCGATCGAAGCGCAGGCCGGCCAGATCGACATTATCGGGACGAACTCGCGAACCGGGAAAGACATCATGAACGGTCTCGCCTCGTATACGAAGGAATACGTCTATACGAACAGCCGCACGATGCAGGAAGCGCAGGAGCTGGCGAATGCGCTCATGAACGAGCGCGCAATGGATCTCGTGACGGGCTCCGGCGAAAGCATCGGCATCCCGGAAATTCGTGCCGGCCGCTATATCAAGCTGGACGGGCTCGGCGCCAAATTCAATCAGCCGATGTATTTGAAGCAGGTCAGTCACAGCATTTCGGCTTCCGGGTATTTGACGTCGTTCGAAGTGGGGGGCAATGCGATATGATGTTCGACATGGGCAGCGGGGGAAGGGACGAGTCCGGCTTCGTGCAAGGCGTTATGCTGGCAGTCGTGACGAATAACAACGACCCCGAGAAGCTTGGACGGGTGAAGCTGAAATTTCCGCACCGGGAAATCGAGCAAGAGTCCGATTGGGCACGCACCTTGACGTTTATGGGCGGCAAGGACCGGGGCAGCCTGTTCATTCCCGAGGTCGGCGACGAGGTGCTGGTGGCGTTCCATATGGGCGATTTCAGCCAGCCTTACGTCATCGGTTCCTTATGGAGCAAGACGAATCCGGCACCTTCCGGGGCGGATGAGAAAAACAACATTCGCAAAATCAAATCGCGTTCGGGGCACGAGGTGATTTTTGACGATTCGGACGGCAGCGAGAAAATAACGGTCAAGACGAAAAAAGGGCATAAAATCGAGTTCGCCGACCAGAACGACGAAATCAAGCTGACCGACCAAAGCGGCAACCATAACGTCACGATTAGCGGCTCGGGCGCGGGCAACGTCACGGTCAAAAGCTCATCCACCAAGCTGGAAATTACCGGCCAAGGCGACATTACGCTGTCAAGCGGCAAGTCCATTACGGTCAAATCGGCGCAGGTTAACATTGAAGCGCAGGCGGCGCTGAGCCTCAAGGGCGGTGCGACGGTCGACATCAAGTCGGACGGCATCGTCAACATTAAAGGCTCGCTGGTCAAAATCAATTAAAGCGGGAAGGTGAGCGCATGGCCTCCTTTTTGGGAAAAGGGTGGAAATTTCCGATCGAGGTCGACGGGACGACCGGCCGGATTAAAATGGCGGAGCATGAGGACGACATCGCCGAGGCGATCCGCATCATTTTATCGACATCGAAAGGCGAACGCGCCATGCGGCCGGATTTCGGCTGCGGCATCCGGCGGTTCGTGTTCGAGACGACAGACGAAACGACGCTGCGGCTGCTGGAAACCGACGTCCTGGACGCGATCCGGGTCTGGGAGCCCCGCGTGCACGAGGTGGAGGTGCGGGCGATCCGGGATCAGGCGGCGCCGGGCAGGCTGCTGCTGAACGTTTCGTACGTCGTCCGGAGCACGAACAACCTGTTCAATCAGGTGTACCCCTTCTATTTGGATGAAGGGACGAAATAACGCAAAAGGCGGAAACGACGGACGATGACGAATCCTACCCGCTACGGCGGCTTGCCCCTGGCGATCGACAAGCGCGACATGGCCGCTTTCGTGCGCTGGATGAAGGAGGCGGCTCCTTACTATACGCCGGAATGGCGGTTTTCGCCGGACGATCCGGACGCGGGCACGGCGCTCTTTTATTTGGCCGCCGATATGCTGCAGGAGAACGTGAAGCGGCTGAACCGCGCGCCGCAAAAAAACTTCATCGAATTTCTGAATCTGCTGCAAACGAGACTTCAGCCGGCCCGTCCCGCTTCCGCAAACGTCGTGTTCCGGCTGAGCGAAGGCGCGTCAACCACGGTCTGGATTCCGAAAGGGACCCAGCTGACGGCATCCGGCGGAGCCGGAGGAGACGAGCTCATTTTCGAGACGGACCGGCCGATGCTGGTTACGCCCGCTAGGCTGACCGAATTGTTCAACGTCAGCCCGGCGCTTGACCGGATTGCGCTTTCCGCCGATTTCGCCGCTGCAGCTGCCGGGGATCCCGTAACGGCCGAAAACAAGCCGCCGGAAGCCGTCAAGCTGTTCGATGCCGCAGCCGGCGACAACCTGCAGGAGCATGCGCTGTATGTACGGCACGACGATCTGCTGCTGGCGACGCATCCGGCCAAGCTGCGCGTGGAGCTGGAG
This genomic window from Paenibacillus humicola contains:
- a CDS encoding CIS tube protein, which translates into the protein MALKKAKIIVNRGTGDEELEVLFNPSEYALESSNKFAWQTIPGLQTPIAQFISGEATTLSMELFFDSYEQGTDVRLKTSKISKLLEVDKDLHAPPSCRFVWGSLDFKGVVERVSQKFTMFLDSGLPVRATLSVSFRALQSMKEQYQNIPRQSADRTKHRMLAQGDQLWMLAAAEYEAPGEWRAIAEANGIDNPRRLQTGRKIIIPRLD
- a CDS encoding phage late control D family protein produces the protein MADVKFDNSTYTFDALEQKYRGFFAPAFEVMIDGTSLIRQSVAISSIKVDTTVDKKADSFHFTVDNAFDPVRREFQWVDTLLAVGKYTEIRMGYADKLETVFYGLITSVALDYPADGNPTVSVTGMDISFLMMKGSHSNSWKEKKDSDVVKAIGAKYGATLTVDDTPVTKPIIEQIRMNDFQFMNALAKENDYDFFVVGKKLFFRKPNQSKTPVLTLMYGKNLRSYSASVDISNQVSQVIVRGFDMKTSQAIEAQAGQIDIIGTNSRTGKDIMNGLASYTKEYVYTNSRTMQEAQELANALMNERAMDLVTGSGESIGIPEIRAGRYIKLDGLGAKFNQPMYLKQVSHSISASGYLTSFEVGGNAI
- a CDS encoding phage baseplate assembly protein V, whose product is MMFDMGSGGRDESGFVQGVMLAVVTNNNDPEKLGRVKLKFPHREIEQESDWARTLTFMGGKDRGSLFIPEVGDEVLVAFHMGDFSQPYVIGSLWSKTNPAPSGADEKNNIRKIKSRSGHEVIFDDSDGSEKITVKTKKGHKIEFADQNDEIKLTDQSGNHNVTISGSGAGNVTVKSSSTKLEITGQGDITLSSGKSITVKSAQVNIEAQAALSLKGGATVDIKSDGIVNIKGSLVKIN
- a CDS encoding GPW/gp25 family protein, with amino-acid sequence MASFLGKGWKFPIEVDGTTGRIKMAEHEDDIAEAIRIILSTSKGERAMRPDFGCGIRRFVFETTDETTLRLLETDVLDAIRVWEPRVHEVEVRAIRDQAAPGRLLLNVSYVVRSTNNLFNQVYPFYLDEGTK